A DNA window from Luteolibacter luteus contains the following coding sequences:
- a CDS encoding L-dopachrome tautomerase-related protein — MKALKALILCSALIPSLRAEEDPKLIEVASFGKNQPIGMAAASNPQRVFVSFPHKEPFLYALTEIVKGERVPFPDAAWNKYDPANEQACFVNVQDLFVDRLDDLWVLDSAPSGSASIFGGAAGEGKFKLVCIDLEGNKVERVYDFADLPKTGSALNDVCVDHTHKLAYLSDPGLKAIVVMDLGSGSSRVVLKEDPATLAAPGFVLHLDGKDVVGGNGKPFVSNVNGVALTKDDRYFYFRAINQTKLYRIETKHLADATLTEKDLSAKVETVADTGVCHGMVADEKGNVYLTDSVRKEIRYVTPAGEVKTLVKDDRLIWPDSLGIGSDGFLYLTAAQMHRLPNYNSGENRVEYPFRAYKVALPRD, encoded by the coding sequence ATGAAAGCACTCAAGGCACTGATCCTTTGTTCCGCACTGATCCCCTCATTGAGGGCGGAGGAAGATCCGAAGTTGATCGAGGTGGCATCCTTCGGGAAGAACCAGCCGATCGGCATGGCAGCCGCGTCGAATCCGCAGCGAGTCTTCGTTTCCTTCCCGCACAAGGAGCCCTTTCTGTATGCCCTCACCGAGATCGTGAAGGGCGAGCGCGTTCCTTTCCCCGATGCGGCATGGAACAAGTACGATCCCGCAAATGAGCAGGCCTGCTTCGTCAACGTGCAGGACCTCTTTGTCGATCGCTTGGATGATCTGTGGGTGCTGGATTCCGCGCCCTCCGGCAGTGCCTCGATCTTCGGAGGCGCAGCGGGGGAGGGGAAGTTCAAGCTAGTCTGCATCGACCTGGAGGGAAACAAGGTTGAGCGCGTCTATGACTTCGCCGATCTGCCAAAGACCGGCAGCGCGCTGAATGATGTGTGCGTGGATCATACGCACAAGCTCGCCTACCTTTCCGATCCCGGCTTGAAGGCCATTGTCGTGATGGATCTGGGAAGCGGGAGTTCACGCGTGGTGCTGAAGGAAGATCCCGCCACCCTCGCGGCCCCGGGCTTTGTCCTCCATCTCGATGGCAAGGATGTGGTGGGCGGCAATGGCAAGCCCTTCGTCTCGAACGTCAATGGCGTCGCACTCACCAAGGATGACCGCTACTTCTACTTCCGCGCGATCAACCAGACAAAGCTCTACCGCATCGAGACCAAGCATCTCGCCGATGCCACTCTAACGGAAAAGGATCTCTCCGCCAAGGTGGAAACCGTCGCGGATACCGGCGTCTGCCACGGCATGGTCGCGGATGAGAAGGGGAACGTCTATCTCACGGACTCCGTTAGGAAAGAGATTCGCTACGTCACGCCCGCTGGTGAGGTGAAGACATTGGTAAAGGATGACCGCTTGATCTGGCCGGATTCCCTTGGCATCGGCTCGGATGGTTTCCTCTACCTTACCGCAGCGCAGATGCACCGCCTGCCGAACTACAATAGCGGGGAAAACCGTGTGGAGTACCCCTTCCGCGCATACAAGGTGGCCCTGCCGAGAGATTGA
- a CDS encoding phosphatidylserine decarboxylase, with amino-acid sequence MSAIRYFNRHTGQMETEQVYGEGFLQFSYANPLGALPLHVMVKRAAFSRWYGKRMDDPATKAKVAPFIQQYGLDPVEFADAPDSYRTFNEFFYRKLKPSARPIAESKAVFPADGRHLGFQKASEIEGVFVKGQKWDLGRLLGDDSLAAKYANGSLVLSRLCPVDYHRFHFPASGTPGEVRTIDGPLFSVSPIALRRRLAYLWENKRTVTKLETSDMGTVLLMEIGATCVGSIHQTFTPGKPVTKGDEKGYFAFGGSSTITIFEPGAVTLAADLVEWSAKQTELYAKIGSAMAE; translated from the coding sequence GTGAGCGCGATCCGCTATTTCAACCGTCACACCGGCCAAATGGAGACCGAGCAGGTCTATGGCGAGGGATTCCTTCAATTCAGCTACGCCAATCCCTTGGGAGCGCTGCCCCTGCATGTGATGGTGAAGCGCGCCGCCTTCTCGAGATGGTACGGGAAGCGGATGGACGATCCAGCGACCAAGGCAAAGGTGGCACCTTTCATCCAGCAATACGGCCTGGATCCCGTGGAATTCGCCGATGCTCCGGACAGCTACCGGACCTTCAACGAGTTCTTCTACCGCAAGCTGAAGCCATCGGCGCGACCGATCGCGGAGAGCAAGGCGGTGTTTCCTGCCGATGGCCGGCATCTGGGCTTCCAGAAGGCCAGCGAGATCGAGGGGGTCTTCGTGAAGGGCCAGAAGTGGGATTTGGGCAGGCTGCTTGGCGATGATTCACTGGCGGCGAAGTATGCGAATGGCTCGCTGGTGCTTTCCCGTCTCTGCCCGGTGGACTATCACCGCTTCCACTTCCCTGCGTCGGGGACGCCGGGAGAAGTAAGGACGATCGACGGCCCGCTGTTCTCCGTTTCTCCGATCGCGCTGAGACGTCGCCTGGCCTACCTGTGGGAGAACAAGCGGACGGTCACCAAGCTCGAGACGTCTGACATGGGGACGGTGCTGCTGATGGAGATCGGGGCCACTTGCGTGGGATCGATCCATCAAACCTTCACGCCGGGGAAGCCGGTGACGAAAGGCGATGAGAAGGGCTACTTCGCCTTCGGAGGATCGTCGACGATCACGATCTTCGAGCCGGGAGCGGTGACGCTGGCGGCGGACCTGGTAGAGTGGTCGGCGAAGCAGACCGAGCTGTATGCGAAGATCGGCAGCGCAATGGCGGAGTAG
- a CDS encoding MFS transporter, which yields MKFRGLRWWILGLVFLAAVLNYVDRQTLFVLAPTIQRDLGMDDREYADVLNLFLLAYTVAYLISGKLVDRLGTRGGTALFVVWWSLANMATAWVQGVRSMGSCRFLLGLGEAGIWPAASKAVSEWFPPRERALAIGLYTMGATVGAALTPYVVIPLATHELPKGLPLFDSWFGSQSGWRVAFLLTGLAGFLWLIPWLLLYRHPRHSKRITPEESALIAESEEMASTGGAWSWRQVLAFRPMWLLLVGRLLTDPVWYFYQFWFAKYLGTQHGLDQRSLTVTWVIYTAAGIGSLAGGWFSGLLVKGGKSPLSSRLRVMLGCAILMPLSILIPGCGGLSSTMILTACTVFASLAWLINLSAIVVDIVPRHSLGTVFSVVAAGSSLGGIAMNMLVAAMVSGPPVKAGGFLDQGFRSLFGPLLTSVQGQGYGPWFLAMALLHPLALIILKAGGIQRHRAGCDRS from the coding sequence ATGAAGTTTCGCGGACTCCGCTGGTGGATCCTCGGCCTGGTCTTTCTGGCCGCGGTGCTTAACTATGTCGATCGCCAGACCCTGTTCGTCCTCGCACCGACCATCCAGCGGGACCTTGGCATGGATGACCGCGAGTATGCGGATGTCCTGAATCTTTTCCTGCTCGCCTACACGGTGGCCTACCTGATCTCGGGAAAGCTGGTGGATCGGCTCGGCACCCGCGGAGGCACGGCGCTTTTCGTTGTGTGGTGGTCATTGGCAAATATGGCCACGGCATGGGTGCAGGGCGTACGATCCATGGGCAGCTGCCGCTTTCTCTTAGGTCTCGGTGAGGCAGGCATTTGGCCCGCGGCGTCGAAGGCTGTCTCGGAGTGGTTCCCGCCGCGGGAACGGGCCTTGGCGATCGGCCTTTACACGATGGGTGCCACGGTCGGTGCCGCGCTGACACCCTATGTCGTCATTCCGCTGGCGACGCACGAGCTTCCGAAAGGCCTGCCGCTCTTCGATTCCTGGTTCGGGAGCCAGTCCGGCTGGCGCGTGGCTTTCCTCCTGACCGGCTTGGCGGGTTTTCTTTGGCTGATCCCCTGGCTGCTGCTCTACCGGCATCCGCGGCATAGCAAAAGGATTACCCCCGAGGAATCGGCACTGATCGCGGAGAGCGAAGAAATGGCCAGCACCGGGGGAGCCTGGTCGTGGAGGCAGGTGCTCGCTTTCCGGCCCATGTGGCTTCTGTTAGTCGGGCGACTGCTCACGGATCCGGTGTGGTATTTCTACCAGTTCTGGTTCGCCAAATATCTGGGCACCCAACACGGGCTCGACCAGCGCTCGCTCACCGTCACCTGGGTAATCTACACCGCGGCTGGCATCGGCTCCCTGGCAGGCGGTTGGTTCTCGGGACTTCTCGTGAAAGGAGGGAAAAGCCCGCTCTCCTCCCGACTCCGGGTCATGCTCGGCTGTGCGATCCTCATGCCGCTCTCGATCCTCATCCCCGGATGCGGTGGCCTCTCTTCCACGATGATCCTTACCGCCTGCACGGTCTTCGCTTCGCTCGCATGGCTGATTAATCTCAGCGCGATCGTGGTGGATATCGTGCCGAGGCACTCGCTTGGCACTGTGTTCAGCGTCGTTGCGGCCGGCAGTTCCCTTGGCGGCATCGCCATGAACATGCTGGTGGCCGCGATGGTATCCGGTCCGCCGGTGAAGGCCGGCGGTTTCCTCGATCAGGGATTCCGCTCGCTTTTCGGGCCGCTTCTAACAAGCGTCCAGGGGCAAGGCTACGGTCCTTGGTTCCTCGCCATGGCGCTCCTCCATCCGCTCGCGCTCATCATTCTCAAGGCAGGCGGCATCCAGCGCCACCGTGCTGGATGTGACCGGTCCTGA
- a CDS encoding glutathione S-transferase family protein, with the protein MAQFPNESDGGSFKRQEDAFRRIVGASEDLPALPGRYHLYISLACPWACRTLIVRKLLGLQDSIGVSIADPVRDDLGWAFREGAGHGPDEAEGFQYLSEAYKATDPGFDGRVTVPVLWDRLEKKIVNNSEDDICRMFQTAFAPPEAPNLFPPQLATEQDALSQFLYEKVNNGVYLAGFATEQAVYEKAVLELFAALDELERRLSTQRYLLGDRIVESDWRLFCTLVRFDEVYHGHFKCNLKRILDYPALHRHLCDLYRLPGIAETVDFDHIKRHYYITHDDINPTRIVPVGPAVIFGDEEG; encoded by the coding sequence ATGGCACAGTTCCCGAATGAGTCGGATGGTGGCAGCTTCAAACGTCAGGAAGATGCATTCCGGAGAATAGTAGGTGCCAGCGAGGATCTGCCTGCCTTGCCGGGCCGCTATCATCTCTACATTTCACTCGCTTGTCCGTGGGCTTGCCGGACCCTCATCGTGCGGAAGTTGTTAGGCCTCCAGGATTCCATCGGCGTGAGCATCGCGGATCCGGTGCGGGATGACCTAGGCTGGGCATTCCGGGAGGGGGCGGGGCATGGTCCGGATGAGGCCGAGGGCTTTCAGTATCTCTCCGAGGCCTACAAGGCCACGGACCCGGGATTCGATGGCCGCGTGACGGTGCCGGTGCTGTGGGACCGGCTGGAGAAGAAGATCGTGAACAATTCCGAGGACGACATCTGCCGGATGTTCCAGACGGCCTTTGCCCCGCCGGAAGCGCCGAATCTCTTTCCCCCGCAGCTCGCAACCGAGCAGGATGCCCTGAGCCAATTCCTCTATGAGAAGGTGAACAATGGCGTCTACCTCGCGGGCTTTGCCACGGAGCAGGCGGTATATGAAAAGGCGGTGCTTGAATTGTTCGCGGCGCTGGATGAGCTGGAGCGGCGGCTTTCGACGCAGCGGTATCTCTTGGGAGACCGGATCGTAGAGAGTGATTGGCGGCTCTTCTGCACTCTGGTGCGCTTCGATGAGGTCTATCACGGCCACTTCAAGTGCAACCTCAAGCGGATCCTCGATTACCCCGCGCTCCATCGCCACCTATGCGATCTCTATCGCCTCCCTGGCATTGCGGAGACCGTGGACTTCGATCACATCAAACGGCACTATTATATCACCCACGACGACATCAATCCGACCCGCATCGTGCCCGTCGGTCCCGCGGTGATCTTCGGGGATGAGGAGGGGTGA
- a CDS encoding HIT family protein → MTSCIFCRIISGGLGAARIGENDLALAFLDIRPVNRGHVLVVPRRHVSSFGDLGAEESVAVFQLIREVTSALKAELPGCEGITLSAADGEAAGQEVPHAHFHVIPRSSGDDFGWRRFGTPESSETLEATASLLRHSMIS, encoded by the coding sequence ATGACTTCCTGTATCTTCTGCCGGATCATCTCAGGGGGGCTAGGTGCGGCCCGGATTGGAGAGAATGATCTGGCGCTCGCTTTTCTCGACATCCGCCCGGTCAATCGGGGGCATGTGCTGGTGGTGCCGCGGCGGCATGTTTCGTCCTTCGGTGATCTTGGTGCGGAAGAATCCGTCGCGGTGTTCCAACTGATTCGGGAGGTGACATCCGCTCTGAAGGCGGAGCTTCCCGGGTGCGAGGGGATCACGCTGTCTGCCGCAGATGGAGAGGCGGCGGGACAGGAGGTGCCTCATGCTCATTTCCATGTCATTCCCCGATCTTCCGGAGACGATTTCGGATGGCGTCGATTCGGCACGCCCGAAAGCTCCGAAACCCTGGAGGCTACCGCATCCCTCCTCCGACATTCCATGATCTCATGA
- a CDS encoding thrombospondin type 3 repeat-containing protein encodes MRYEVDVSIVTGAPDLSYCNTAMTVFFELTEPMALNHSGGEFVDVFGSSVDISQHLDSNGYLLPGNYIYAALLNPGSCALELSLTPPPIDSDGDGLLNVDEINIHHTDPTKADTDGDGLTDKEEIQVVHSDPLVADTDGDGFIDGFEWKSGKSPTDPLSFPVAAISIHPAIELRVSTKLGTNYRVQSSVDMQTWIDADTVIEGTGAEVRRIFETVDGGAKFWRVREED; translated from the coding sequence ATGCGCTACGAAGTTGACGTGAGCATCGTCACCGGAGCTCCTGATCTGTCGTACTGCAACACGGCGATGACGGTATTCTTCGAGCTCACCGAGCCGATGGCGCTCAATCATTCGGGCGGGGAATTTGTGGATGTTTTCGGTTCATCCGTGGACATCTCCCAGCACTTGGACAGCAACGGATACCTCCTTCCGGGAAACTACATTTATGCGGCGCTGCTGAATCCGGGGAGCTGCGCGCTCGAACTGTCGTTAACGCCGCCGCCGATAGACAGCGATGGCGACGGGCTTTTGAACGTGGACGAGATCAACATTCACCACACGGATCCAACAAAGGCGGATACGGATGGGGACGGACTCACGGATAAGGAGGAAATTCAGGTTGTGCATTCCGATCCGTTGGTCGCGGACACCGATGGTGATGGCTTTATCGATGGTTTTGAATGGAAGTCTGGAAAGTCACCGACCGACCCGCTGAGTTTTCCGGTCGCCGCTATTTCGATTCATCCTGCCATCGAGCTTCGGGTAAGCACCAAGCTCGGCACGAACTACCGCGTTCAATCTTCGGTGGACATGCAGACGTGGATTGATGCCGATACCGTGATTGAGGGAACGGGAGCCGAAGTAAGGCGCATCTTCGAGACTGTGGATGGCGGCGCTAAATTCTGGAGGGTCAGAGAAGAAGACTGA
- a CDS encoding glutathionylspermidine synthase family protein: MKTPIRLEVRPPRNGWQQRVEEAGLIWHGAGGEPYWTEDRNLVFTLEAAEVLEAAANELHAMCLSACDEIASRGWWDRLAIPEAAIGMVQTSWMVRNPSLYGRFDLAWDGSGTPKLLEYNADTPTSLLEAAVIQWQWLEDVAAQSDQLNSLHEALVERWALFPEQTIHFACKWDHLEDRQTIAYLAETAEQAGKSVELMDVGEIGFSEGGRFTDMNERPIERIFKLYPWEWMAEEPFFAEIGQERARFTEPAWKMMLSNKGILPILWELNPGHPLLLPASYSQTGLGNVDRWVEKPFFGREGSGVSIQSRGPFHSPPPLPSQDGPMVYQQHARLFEAGGQHIVWGLWMVGDECRGLSARGDNSPITGNFSRFLPHRIEG, from the coding sequence ATGAAGACACCCATTCGTCTGGAAGTAAGGCCCCCTCGGAACGGGTGGCAGCAGCGCGTCGAGGAGGCCGGCCTGATCTGGCATGGTGCCGGCGGCGAGCCCTACTGGACGGAGGATCGTAATCTTGTTTTCACGCTGGAGGCTGCGGAGGTGCTGGAGGCTGCTGCCAATGAGCTGCACGCCATGTGCCTGAGCGCCTGCGATGAGATCGCAAGTCGCGGCTGGTGGGATCGTCTGGCGATCCCGGAGGCGGCGATCGGCATGGTGCAGACTTCGTGGATGGTGAGGAATCCCTCGCTTTACGGGCGCTTCGATCTTGCTTGGGATGGCAGCGGCACGCCGAAGTTGTTAGAATACAATGCGGACACTCCGACATCGCTGCTGGAGGCGGCGGTGATCCAGTGGCAGTGGCTGGAGGATGTGGCGGCGCAGAGCGATCAGCTGAACTCGCTTCACGAGGCCTTGGTCGAGCGCTGGGCACTTTTTCCGGAACAGACCATCCACTTCGCGTGCAAGTGGGATCACCTCGAAGACCGGCAGACCATCGCCTACCTCGCGGAGACCGCGGAGCAGGCGGGGAAGAGCGTGGAGCTGATGGACGTGGGGGAGATCGGTTTTTCTGAAGGGGGGCGCTTTACCGACATGAACGAGCGCCCGATCGAGCGGATCTTCAAGCTGTACCCCTGGGAGTGGATGGCGGAGGAGCCCTTCTTCGCGGAGATCGGCCAGGAGCGTGCGCGCTTCACGGAGCCGGCGTGGAAGATGATGCTTTCGAACAAGGGGATCCTGCCGATCCTGTGGGAGCTGAATCCCGGCCACCCGCTGCTACTGCCCGCATCGTACTCGCAGACTGGCTTGGGAAATGTCGACCGCTGGGTGGAGAAGCCCTTCTTTGGTCGCGAAGGATCGGGCGTGAGCATCCAGTCGCGCGGCCCATTCCATTCGCCGCCGCCGCTGCCCTCGCAAGACGGACCGATGGTGTATCAGCAGCACGCGAGGCTTTTTGAGGCGGGCGGCCAGCACATCGTGTGGGGTCTCTGGATGGTGGGGGATGAATGTCGCGGGCTCTCCGCACGGGGCGACAATTCACCGATCACCGGCAATTTCAGTCGCTTTCTCCCTCACCGGATTGAGGGCTGA
- a CDS encoding 3-methyladenine DNA glycosylase yields the protein MPSPSIATVLDAREWSSRAARHRARAERWTVPARDRRAANKPHPVEDFLFTYYRFSYAKIEEWHPVSGTGLEAIGPLPAHLAKEPYRIQNGILIADPTLLADKERTRLHWMRELLIATRDRPPIFSCHGLHEWAMVYRGADVRHGNSTPLRLPQEEIDRLIESRPIRCSHFDAFRFFHSDAQPLNRLQPTLLGRPDFEQPGCVHANMDLYKWAFKSMPWAGSDLLLDCFELATELRDLDMRASPYDLSEHGLDSVRIETPEGRRDYEKEQARLAELAAPLRQRLIEALGIV from the coding sequence ATGCCTTCGCCGTCTATCGCCACCGTGCTCGATGCCCGGGAGTGGAGCTCCCGCGCCGCGCGGCATCGCGCCCGCGCCGAACGCTGGACCGTCCCCGCCCGGGACCGCCGCGCCGCGAACAAGCCGCATCCGGTGGAGGATTTCCTCTTCACCTACTACCGCTTCTCCTACGCGAAAATCGAGGAGTGGCACCCCGTGTCCGGCACCGGCTTGGAAGCCATCGGTCCCCTGCCCGCCCATCTAGCGAAGGAACCTTACCGCATCCAGAATGGCATCCTCATCGCCGATCCCACCTTGCTCGCGGACAAGGAACGCACGCGCCTGCACTGGATGCGGGAATTGCTCATCGCCACGCGCGACCGCCCGCCCATCTTCTCCTGCCATGGCCTGCATGAGTGGGCCATGGTCTATCGCGGGGCCGATGTCCGCCATGGCAACAGCACGCCGCTGCGACTCCCGCAGGAAGAGATCGACCGACTCATCGAGTCCCGCCCCATCCGCTGCTCGCACTTCGATGCCTTCCGCTTTTTCCACAGTGATGCCCAGCCGCTGAACCGCCTCCAGCCCACCCTCTTGGGCCGCCCCGACTTCGAGCAACCGGGCTGCGTCCACGCCAACATGGACCTCTACAAGTGGGCCTTCAAATCGATGCCCTGGGCAGGATCGGACCTCCTGTTAGATTGCTTCGAGCTCGCCACGGAACTCCGAGATCTCGACATGCGCGCCAGTCCCTACGACCTCAGCGAACACGGCTTGGACTCCGTCCGCATCGAGACCCCGGAAGGCCGGAGAGACTACGAGAAAGAACAAGCCCGCCTCGCCGAATTGGCCGCACCGCTACGGCAAAGGCTCATCGAGGCACTGGGGATCGTTTAA
- a CDS encoding DUF5565 family protein, translating to MQKIGSLFKRDYEGTRLVYDEVVPGSEWVLAGEGVATRKFDGTCCMVQDGKLYKRFDAKAGKAAPEGFLPAQEPDATTGHWPGWLLVGDAPEDRWHREAFTGMEADGTYELCGPKVQGNPDKFEKHVLVPHGREVLDDAPRSFEALRSYLEDLEMEGIVWHHPDGRMVKIKRKDFFKPSKQKRY from the coding sequence ATGCAGAAGATAGGTTCACTCTTCAAGCGTGACTACGAGGGGACGCGGCTCGTTTACGACGAAGTCGTCCCGGGATCCGAGTGGGTGCTTGCTGGCGAGGGCGTGGCGACGCGCAAGTTCGATGGCACCTGCTGCATGGTGCAGGACGGGAAGCTCTACAAGCGCTTCGACGCGAAGGCGGGCAAGGCGGCTCCGGAGGGGTTCCTTCCCGCGCAGGAGCCGGATGCCACCACGGGACATTGGCCGGGTTGGTTGCTGGTGGGGGATGCTCCCGAGGACCGGTGGCATCGCGAGGCCTTCACGGGTATGGAGGCGGATGGCACCTACGAGCTATGTGGGCCGAAGGTGCAGGGGAATCCGGACAAGTTCGAGAAGCACGTGCTGGTGCCTCATGGCCGGGAGGTGCTGGATGATGCGCCGCGGAGTTTTGAGGCGCTGAGGTCCTACCTGGAGGACCTGGAGATGGAGGGAATCGTCTGGCATCACCCGGACGGGCGGATGGTGAAGATCAAGCGGAAGGACTTCTTCAAGCCTTCGAAGCAGAAGAGGTATTGA
- a CDS encoding GNAT family N-acetyltransferase: MHSISAAHPSEAEVLTRIAFAAKRHWGYPECWIGQWAPLLTVTPASIAADEIFTVRRGGRILGFAVLKVEGGVLLFDGLWVLPDEIGRGIGAALFDEARRRAMAHGFDHFEVESDPNAAGFYERMGAVRIGTHATEIAGRVRELPVFRCCASGV; encoded by the coding sequence ATGCATTCCATCAGCGCTGCGCACCCTTCGGAGGCCGAGGTGCTGACCCGAATTGCTTTCGCCGCAAAGCGTCATTGGGGCTATCCGGAGTGCTGGATCGGACAATGGGCACCGCTGCTCACGGTCACTCCGGCGTCGATAGCCGCGGACGAGATCTTCACCGTGCGCCGCGGGGGACGCATCCTCGGGTTTGCGGTGCTGAAGGTCGAGGGAGGGGTGCTCCTGTTTGATGGCCTCTGGGTGCTGCCTGACGAGATAGGGCGGGGGATAGGGGCGGCGCTCTTTGATGAGGCGCGGCGACGGGCCATGGCCCACGGGTTCGATCACTTCGAAGTGGAGTCGGATCCGAATGCCGCGGGCTTCTATGAGCGGATGGGAGCGGTGCGGATCGGAACGCATGCCACGGAGATCGCTGGTCGGGTGAGAGAGTTGCCGGTTTTCCGGTGTTGCGCTTCAGGCGTCTGA
- a CDS encoding VOC family protein codes for MSKTKSVTMHNVGIVVEDLDVAIDFFTELGLELEGRAPIEGPWADGVTGLRGQRVEMAMMRTPDGHNRLEITRFLAPTVIADHRRAPVNSLGYLRVMFNVGDLADTLARLAKYGAEVVGEVVDYEDIYRLCYIRGPEGILIGLAQDLG; via the coding sequence ATGAGCAAAACCAAATCAGTAACCATGCACAATGTGGGCATCGTGGTAGAAGACCTCGATGTTGCCATCGACTTCTTCACGGAACTCGGCCTCGAACTGGAGGGGCGGGCACCGATCGAGGGACCGTGGGCCGACGGCGTGACGGGTCTGCGCGGCCAGCGCGTGGAGATGGCGATGATGCGGACTCCGGACGGTCACAACCGGCTTGAGATCACGCGATTCCTCGCCCCAACGGTGATTGCCGATCATCGCAGGGCACCGGTGAATTCGCTCGGCTACCTGCGGGTGATGTTCAATGTGGGGGACCTCGCCGACACGCTCGCGCGGCTTGCGAAATACGGTGCGGAGGTCGTCGGGGAGGTGGTGGATTATGAGGATATCTACCGGCTCTGCTACATCCGGGGCCCGGAGGGAATCCTGATCGGGCTTGCGCAGGATCTCGGGTAA
- a CDS encoding cupin, producing the protein MSVIPDPEQLYFENDGEIPNSPLPVLLYRSAFPERGDPGAEWLEESFARHGWTNSWRNGVYPYHHYHTNTHEVLGVYRGSALLHLGGESGAEVEVVAGDVIVLPAGAGHKRLGSTHDFAVVGAYPDGMDPETLKAGELTMEDALEQIRRVPLPQSDPVRGDEGWPGIWK; encoded by the coding sequence ATGAGCGTGATCCCGGATCCCGAGCAGCTGTATTTCGAGAATGATGGCGAGATCCCGAATAGCCCCTTGCCGGTGCTGCTGTATCGCTCTGCCTTTCCGGAGAGGGGGGATCCCGGTGCGGAGTGGCTGGAGGAAAGCTTCGCGCGTCATGGCTGGACGAACTCATGGCGGAATGGCGTTTACCCGTATCACCACTATCACACGAATACCCACGAGGTATTGGGCGTGTATCGGGGCTCGGCCTTGTTGCATCTCGGCGGGGAGTCGGGTGCCGAGGTCGAGGTGGTGGCGGGCGATGTGATCGTCCTGCCTGCCGGTGCCGGCCACAAGAGGCTGGGATCCACGCATGATTTCGCGGTGGTGGGTGCCTATCCGGACGGCATGGATCCGGAAACCCTGAAAGCGGGCGAGCTCACGATGGAAGATGCGCTGGAGCAGATTCGCCGCGTGCCTCTCCCGCAGTCCGATCCGGTGCGCGGTGACGAGGGATGGCCCGGGATTTGGAAGTGA
- a CDS encoding DNA-binding transcriptional regulator, which produces MKRTFRHVGLMVEPLSGYGNKILDGISRYVQQKPNWRIAYFDRERKELAELVENWEGDGLICTVVDPRFHDAAAGRTIPVVNVAGLLDESEVVSVLSDDHQIGRMAAEHLLDRGFTNFAFVRRRDGTHYSTDRGQGFQKRIEEAGWKVTTINLAAAHADEELIGKLSSLPRPLGVFSPLDRIAAMCLDACWSADIKVPEEIAVVGAGNHHQLCELCSPTLSSVEVDMERRGYEAAALLDRIIEGEARPTEPMRIPPAHVIERRSTDVFAFNDADVVAALRFIREHADSTIKVRDVVAATSISRRSLEGRFNTLIGRTLHEEIWRAHFDLAMRLLSSSDLSLQEVAERSGFRTASALVNLFRQRLGMTPKEFRVSNRR; this is translated from the coding sequence GTGAAGCGCACTTTCCGGCACGTCGGCCTCATGGTCGAACCTCTTAGCGGCTATGGGAACAAGATCCTCGATGGGATCAGCCGCTATGTGCAGCAGAAGCCGAATTGGCGGATCGCTTACTTCGACCGGGAGCGCAAGGAGCTGGCGGAACTCGTGGAAAACTGGGAGGGCGATGGCCTGATCTGCACGGTGGTGGACCCGCGTTTTCACGATGCTGCCGCGGGACGCACCATCCCGGTGGTGAATGTGGCCGGTCTCTTGGATGAGTCCGAGGTTGTCAGTGTTTTGAGCGATGATCATCAGATCGGCCGGATGGCCGCAGAGCATCTACTCGACCGCGGCTTCACGAATTTCGCCTTTGTCCGTCGCCGCGATGGCACGCATTACTCGACCGACCGCGGGCAGGGGTTCCAAAAGCGGATCGAAGAAGCGGGCTGGAAGGTCACTACGATCAACCTAGCCGCCGCCCACGCGGATGAAGAATTGATCGGAAAGCTATCTTCCCTGCCGCGGCCGCTTGGCGTGTTCTCGCCCCTGGATCGCATCGCCGCGATGTGCCTGGATGCGTGCTGGAGCGCCGACATCAAGGTGCCCGAGGAAATTGCCGTGGTGGGTGCGGGAAATCATCACCAGCTCTGCGAACTCTGCTCCCCCACCCTCTCCAGCGTGGAGGTGGACATGGAGCGGCGCGGCTATGAGGCCGCCGCCTTGCTCGACCGCATCATCGAGGGTGAAGCACGCCCGACCGAGCCAATGCGGATCCCGCCCGCACATGTGATCGAACGACGTTCGACGGATGTCTTCGCCTTCAACGATGCCGACGTCGTTGCCGCGCTGCGCTTCATCCGCGAGCATGCCGATAGCACCATCAAGGTGCGTGACGTGGTGGCTGCCACGAGCATCTCCCGACGTTCGCTGGAAGGCCGCTTCAATACCTTGATCGGCCGCACGCTGCACGAGGAGATCTGGCGTGCGCACTTCGATCTGGCGATGCGACTGCTCTCCTCGTCCGACCTCTCGCTTCAGGAAGTGGCGGAGCGCTCCGGCTTCAGAACCGCGAGCGCGCTGGTGAATCTCTTCCGCCAGCGGCTCGGGATGACGCCGAAGGAGTTCCGCGTCTCGAACCGCCGCTGA